From a region of the Desulfovibrio sp. genome:
- a CDS encoding RsmB/NOP family class I SAM-dependent RNA methyltransferase has translation MPKILSRSFRLVCAPEQVSGVEALLRAQGYEFEPEPFSPYCRRLLAEPRPLGGSLAAFFGYIYIQDRSSMLPPLALAPAPGSAALDMCASPGSKTGFLAQLVGPTGFVLGNEPSPTRLGTLRANLHQLNLIQAGTCSYSGDALPLRPGSWDNILLDPPCSGWGTAEKHPQVLKLWQGDKLDSLTGLQRRLLRHAASLLRPGGRLVYSTCTTNVDENEAQVRFAEEELGLERVHLEPFAGFAWEELPGGEGTLRVDGVRSQAQGFYVALLRKPGQPDPTDIFMDATLMNEGAGADATADPFSIQRNDLRPAPRAGKTGGRNRGNAQARQERPVGSPLPLESLACSTCDPALLPPGQAVLYGDHVRFVPPHARALIPAGCVWQGALLGKLGGGLLDPAPRLRVLMPQKGTDVATAASSFVLEDVADITALLSGQSRQTGLAGRDAALWWHDLPLGRVVLKQGRVVASFK, from the coding sequence ATGCCCAAGATTCTTTCGCGTTCTTTTCGCCTTGTGTGTGCGCCAGAGCAGGTTTCCGGCGTGGAGGCCCTGTTGCGCGCTCAAGGCTATGAATTTGAGCCAGAGCCATTTTCGCCCTACTGCCGCCGTCTGCTTGCCGAGCCCCGTCCCCTTGGTGGTTCGCTGGCGGCATTTTTTGGCTACATCTATATTCAGGACCGCTCGTCCATGCTGCCCCCGCTTGCCCTGGCCCCCGCGCCGGGCAGCGCAGCGCTCGACATGTGCGCCAGCCCCGGCAGCAAAACGGGTTTTCTGGCCCAGCTTGTGGGGCCTACGGGCTTTGTGCTCGGCAATGAACCTTCGCCCACCCGGCTTGGAACGTTGCGGGCCAACCTGCACCAGCTCAACCTCATACAGGCGGGCACCTGCTCGTACAGCGGCGATGCCCTGCCCCTGCGCCCCGGCTCGTGGGACAATATTCTGCTCGATCCTCCGTGTTCCGGCTGGGGTACGGCAGAAAAACACCCGCAGGTGCTCAAGCTCTGGCAGGGCGACAAGCTCGACAGTCTCACGGGGCTGCAAAGACGCCTGCTGCGCCACGCTGCCTCATTGCTGCGCCCGGGTGGCAGGCTGGTATATTCCACCTGCACGACCAATGTGGACGAGAACGAAGCGCAGGTGCGCTTTGCCGAAGAGGAACTGGGGCTCGAACGGGTGCACCTTGAGCCTTTTGCCGGTTTTGCGTGGGAAGAACTGCCCGGCGGCGAAGGTACGCTGCGCGTAGACGGTGTGCGCTCGCAGGCACAGGGTTTTTATGTGGCACTGCTGCGCAAACCCGGTCAGCCGGATCCAACAGATATTTTTATGGATGCTACCCTTATGAATGAAGGCGCGGGGGCGGATGCCACTGCCGATCCCTTTAGCATCCAGCGGAATGACTTGCGGCCAGCCCCGCGCGCAGGCAAAACCGGCGGACGCAACCGGGGCAACGCACAGGCGCGGCAGGAGCGACCCGTGGGCAGTCCGCTGCCGCTGGAAAGTCTTGCCTGTTCAACCTGCGATCCCGCACTGCTGCCGCCTGGTCAGGCCGTACTCTACGGCGACCACGTGCGTTTTGTGCCGCCCCACGCCAGGGCGCTTATTCCTGCCGGTTGCGTCTGGCAGGGGGCTCTGCTTGGCAAGCTTGGCGGTGGCCTGCTTGACCCCGCGCCGCGCCTGCGCGTGCTCATGCCGCAAAAGGGCACAGATGTTGCGACCGCAGCTTCCAGCTTTGTGCTGGAAGACGTGGCCGACATAACGGCCCTGCTGAGCGGGCAGAGCCGTCAGACCGGCCTTGCCGGGCGCGATGCCGCCCTGTGGTGGCACGATCTGCCGCTGGGGCGCGTGGTGCTCAAGCAGGGCAGGGTAGTGGCCAGCTTCAAATAG
- a CDS encoding VCBS repeat-containing protein produces the protein MKFAMRLTFSVCLLLVAVAASAVSAAAKSAVVLPFTVNAPQSYAYLSKAIPATIQGRLDRPGILEARAGQGKATSQAEAQQALRSAGADNAIWGSVSVMGNDCTVTINSVDKAGKTWSKTAQSPVSELTTNVQNLTSSLSQEVFGISGAMRSPGSTASGAQRGATANGDIVTNETGQQQVYLNPQFRYQGAGAEDGSRLRTQRLPYNMVDMAVGDFNGDGKNEIAILSDHDLRIYSWPANGQLKLLAETVVSRSNNNFSMRAIDLNRDRCMSLVVATTEESSNRPYSFIYSFKGNKLTTVAERIPYFMSVMRVPPTYAPTLVGQAWDSLKLFAPGVRIMTKQDGKYTMGTRLDLPTGATVFNCVWLPAGKNGKGEQLVMLTEDERIKLFQGHGNTLVHTTMERYSGSATGMDHYKGMPGLGVDKNYQLPGKYYAAMRLIAADIGNTGEYTLLVNKPISTAAQFFDRYRFFPQGEIHALYWDGVGLGLKWKTRRIRGSVAEIDLGDVNNDGVLDLVVGLNTSPDLGIGSRQCMITAYPLDVAATNPNVPADLSDFEISPN, from the coding sequence ATGAAATTCGCCATGCGACTGACTTTCTCGGTCTGCCTGCTGCTCGTGGCCGTTGCCGCAAGCGCCGTCAGCGCCGCAGCAAAAAGCGCTGTGGTATTGCCGTTTACGGTCAATGCCCCCCAGAGCTATGCCTATCTTTCCAAGGCCATACCGGCCACCATCCAGGGGCGTCTTGACCGGCCCGGCATACTCGAAGCCCGCGCCGGACAGGGCAAGGCCACAAGCCAGGCTGAAGCCCAGCAGGCTCTCCGTTCCGCTGGCGCAGACAATGCGATCTGGGGTTCTGTGAGCGTCATGGGCAACGACTGCACCGTGACCATCAATAGCGTGGACAAAGCTGGCAAGACCTGGAGCAAAACTGCCCAGAGCCCGGTAAGCGAACTAACCACCAACGTGCAGAACCTTACCTCGTCGCTGAGCCAGGAAGTGTTCGGCATCTCCGGCGCAATGCGCAGCCCCGGCTCCACCGCTTCCGGTGCGCAGCGCGGCGCCACCGCCAACGGCGATATCGTCACCAACGAGACCGGCCAGCAGCAGGTGTACCTGAACCCGCAGTTCCGCTATCAGGGTGCTGGCGCTGAAGACGGTTCGCGTTTGCGTACCCAGCGATTGCCCTACAACATGGTCGACATGGCTGTGGGCGACTTTAACGGCGACGGCAAGAACGAAATCGCCATCCTGAGCGACCACGACCTGCGCATCTACTCCTGGCCCGCCAACGGCCAGCTCAAGCTGCTTGCAGAAACCGTGGTTTCGCGTTCCAACAACAACTTCTCCATGCGGGCCATCGACCTCAACCGCGATCGCTGCATGTCGCTTGTGGTTGCAACCACCGAAGAATCGAGCAACCGCCCCTACTCCTTCATTTACAGCTTCAAGGGCAACAAGCTCACCACCGTGGCCGAGCGCATCCCCTACTTCATGAGCGTCATGCGCGTGCCGCCGACCTATGCCCCCACTCTTGTGGGCCAGGCGTGGGACTCGCTTAAGCTCTTTGCCCCCGGCGTGCGTATCATGACCAAGCAGGACGGCAAGTACACCATGGGTACGCGCCTTGACCTGCCCACCGGTGCTACCGTGTTCAACTGCGTGTGGCTGCCTGCCGGCAAAAATGGCAAGGGCGAACAGCTTGTGATGCTGACAGAAGACGAGCGCATCAAGCTCTTCCAGGGCCACGGCAACACCCTGGTGCACACCACCATGGAACGCTACTCTGGCTCCGCTACCGGCATGGACCACTACAAGGGCATGCCCGGCCTCGGCGTCGACAAAAACTACCAGCTGCCCGGCAAGTACTACGCCGCCATGCGCCTTATCGCCGCCGATATCGGCAACACCGGCGAATACACCCTGCTGGTCAACAAGCCCATTTCTACGGCTGCCCAGTTCTTTGACCGCTACCGCTTCTTCCCCCAGGGTGAAATCCACGCCCTGTACTGGGACGGCGTGGGCCTTGGCCTCAAGTGGAAGACCCGCCGCATCCGTGGCTCTGTTGCCGAAATTGACCTTGGCGACGTGAACAACGACGGCGTTCTTGATCTGGTCGTGGGCCTCAATACCTCGCCCGACCTTGGCATTGGCAGCCGCCAGTGCATGATCACCGCCTATCCTCTGGACGTTGCCGCCACCAACCCCAACGTGCCCGCAGACCTGAGCGACTTTGAAATAAGCCCCAACTAA
- the purD gene encoding phosphoribosylamine--glycine ligase yields the protein MRILVIGSGGREHALVWKILQSPEVSAIFVAPGNGGTSSEGAVNVPIAVDDLDGLLAFARKEHIDLVIPGPELPLTLGVVDRMREAGIPSFGPDEYGARLEGSKAFAKEIMNRANVPTAHCAVFSDAQAARDHINKVGAPLVIKADGLAAGKGVIIAQTVQEALEAIDEIMTERAFGDAGNLVVVEECLVGEEASFLCVCDGTRAVPLPSAQDHKRVFDNDEGPNTGGMGAYSPAPVLPDSMLEEMADLTVRPILRELAKDGHPFVGVLYAGLMMTADGPKVLEYNVRFGDPECQPLLMRLDGDLPAIMMDAVRGKLDPASLGQTKQTALGVVITAKGYPGSYAKGLPIEGIEDADSLPGVKVFHSGTAIKDGALVSNGGRVLCVTALGDSLAAAQKAAYAGVARVRMQDGFNRTDIGEKGIRRLTGK from the coding sequence ATGCGCATCCTTGTGATCGGCTCTGGCGGCCGCGAACACGCCCTGGTCTGGAAGATTCTGCAAAGCCCTGAAGTCAGCGCCATTTTTGTGGCGCCCGGCAACGGCGGCACGAGCAGCGAAGGGGCCGTGAATGTGCCCATTGCCGTGGACGACCTGGACGGCCTGCTGGCCTTTGCCCGCAAGGAGCATATTGACCTGGTGATTCCAGGACCGGAGCTGCCCCTGACCTTGGGCGTGGTTGACCGCATGCGCGAGGCGGGCATCCCCAGCTTTGGGCCGGATGAATACGGTGCCCGGCTCGAAGGCAGCAAAGCCTTTGCCAAGGAAATAATGAACCGCGCCAATGTGCCCACCGCCCATTGCGCTGTTTTCAGCGATGCGCAGGCCGCGCGCGACCACATCAACAAGGTTGGCGCGCCGCTGGTTATCAAAGCCGACGGACTGGCTGCGGGCAAGGGCGTTATCATCGCTCAGACAGTGCAGGAAGCCCTTGAAGCAATTGACGAAATCATGACAGAGCGCGCCTTTGGCGATGCTGGCAATCTGGTGGTGGTTGAAGAATGTCTGGTTGGCGAAGAGGCCTCTTTCCTCTGCGTGTGCGACGGCACCCGCGCCGTGCCCCTGCCCTCTGCCCAGGACCACAAGCGCGTTTTTGACAATGACGAAGGTCCCAACACCGGCGGCATGGGCGCATACAGCCCCGCCCCCGTGCTGCCCGACAGCATGCTGGAAGAAATGGCCGACCTTACTGTGCGGCCCATCCTGCGTGAGCTGGCAAAGGACGGCCACCCCTTTGTGGGCGTGCTGTACGCAGGCCTGATGATGACCGCAGACGGCCCCAAGGTGCTGGAATACAACGTGCGCTTTGGCGACCCCGAATGCCAGCCCCTGCTCATGCGCCTCGACGGCGACCTGCCCGCCATCATGATGGATGCCGTGCGCGGCAAACTTGACCCCGCAAGTCTTGGCCAGACAAAACAGACCGCTCTAGGCGTGGTAATAACGGCCAAGGGCTACCCCGGCTCGTACGCCAAGGGCCTGCCCATTGAGGGCATCGAAGATGCGGACAGCCTGCCCGGCGTCAAGGTTTTCCACAGCGGCACCGCCATCAAGGACGGCGCGCTGGTTTCCAACGGTGGGCGTGTGCTGTGCGTCACCGCTCTGGGCGACAGCCTTGCTGCTGCCCAAAAGGCCGCCTACGCTGGCGTGGCCAGGGTTCGCATGCAGGACGGTTTTAACCGTACTGATATTGGCGAAAAGGGCATCCGCCGTCTGACCGGAAAGTAA
- the purE gene encoding 5-(carboxyamino)imidazole ribonucleotide mutase, whose translation MPQVVILMGSKSDEEKVSPCVDVLKSLGVSCFITVSSAHRTPERTEELVRRYEAEGTRVFICAAGMAAHLAGAVAARTTRPVIGIPVSSAALCGMDALFATVQMPPGFPVATVATDKAGARNAAWLAAQILAVSDPALNERIAQARAKMREEVEKAGEEISNKYA comes from the coding sequence ATGCCGCAAGTGGTCATTTTGATGGGTTCAAAGTCTGATGAAGAAAAGGTCAGCCCCTGCGTTGACGTTCTTAAAAGCCTGGGCGTGAGCTGCTTCATTACCGTGAGCTCTGCCCACCGCACGCCCGAGCGCACCGAAGAACTGGTGCGCCGTTACGAGGCCGAAGGCACGCGCGTGTTTATCTGCGCCGCCGGTATGGCCGCGCACCTGGCTGGGGCGGTTGCCGCCCGCACCACGCGCCCAGTCATTGGCATTCCTGTCTCCAGCGCCGCCCTGTGCGGCATGGATGCACTTTTTGCCACCGTGCAGATGCCTCCCGGATTCCCGGTTGCCACGGTTGCCACCGACAAGGCCGGTGCCCGCAACGCTGCATGGCTGGCCGCCCAGATTCTAGCCGTCTCCGACCCCGCCCTCAACGAGCGTATTGCTCAGGCCCGTGCCAAGATGCGCGAGGAAGTGGAAAAAGCCGGCGAAGAAATCAGCAACAAATACGCATAG
- a CDS encoding anaerobic C4-dicarboxylate transporter, whose translation MLTLQLCVILGCLLLGTRFGGMGLGLISGIGLFILCFVFHVQPGKPPIDVMLTILAVIGCASTLQTAGGLDVLMRAAERLLRKHPEHITLLAPITTWGLTVMCGTGHVAYTMFPIIYDIAINKGIRPERPMAVASVSAQIGICASPVSVAVVSMVSMLAQGQGAGPTISIITLLAVSIPATFVGVLCAGLWSMHRGKDLENDPEFQAKLTDPETKAYIYGGSSTLMDKVFPPEAYRAVMFFFLAIAAVVILGAFSELRPDFGPAGKAQPLSMNIVIQMVMLIAGALILMFCKVKQQAIPNSAVFKAGMVAIFSVFGVAWMTDSFFHAHLQVIKTDLAAVVIDYPWTYAIVLVIVSKLVNSQAAALAAVVPLGLSLGLPPKVLLAFMPMCYGYFILPTYPSDLACINFDRSGTTRIGKFIINHSFIIPGAIGIICGTLMSYMLVSIFL comes from the coding sequence ATGCTGACCCTGCAATTGTGCGTCATTCTGGGGTGCCTTCTTCTCGGCACGCGATTCGGCGGCATGGGCCTGGGCCTTATCAGCGGCATTGGCCTGTTCATTCTGTGCTTTGTCTTCCATGTGCAGCCCGGCAAACCGCCCATCGACGTCATGCTGACCATTCTGGCGGTCATTGGCTGCGCCTCTACCCTGCAGACAGCTGGCGGCCTCGATGTGCTCATGCGCGCTGCAGAGCGCCTGCTGCGCAAACATCCCGAACACATCACCCTACTTGCCCCCATCACCACCTGGGGTCTTACGGTCATGTGTGGCACGGGGCACGTGGCCTACACCATGTTTCCCATTATCTATGACATTGCCATCAACAAGGGTATCCGGCCCGAACGTCCCATGGCCGTGGCCTCTGTCTCTGCCCAGATTGGCATATGCGCATCGCCAGTTTCCGTGGCGGTGGTTTCCATGGTTTCCATGCTGGCTCAAGGGCAGGGGGCTGGCCCGACCATCAGCATCATCACCCTGCTGGCCGTTTCCATTCCCGCCACCTTTGTGGGCGTGTTGTGCGCGGGTCTCTGGTCCATGCACCGAGGCAAGGATCTGGAAAATGACCCGGAATTTCAGGCAAAACTGACAGACCCGGAAACCAAGGCCTACATCTACGGCGGCAGCAGCACCCTGATGGACAAGGTGTTTCCGCCCGAGGCTTATCGGGCAGTGATGTTTTTCTTTCTTGCCATTGCGGCGGTGGTCATTCTTGGCGCATTCTCAGAACTGCGGCCCGACTTTGGGCCTGCTGGCAAGGCGCAGCCTCTCTCTATGAATATTGTCATCCAGATGGTTATGCTTATTGCTGGCGCGCTGATCCTCATGTTCTGCAAGGTCAAGCAGCAAGCCATTCCCAACAGCGCCGTATTCAAGGCGGGCATGGTGGCCATATTCTCCGTCTTTGGCGTTGCCTGGATGACAGACAGCTTTTTTCACGCCCACCTTCAGGTTATCAAGACCGACCTTGCTGCCGTGGTTATTGATTACCCCTGGACCTACGCCATTGTGCTGGTCATCGTGTCAAAGCTGGTCAACAGCCAGGCTGCGGCCCTTGCCGCCGTGGTTCCCCTTGGCCTGAGCCTTGGCCTGCCGCCCAAGGTGCTGCTGGCCTTTATGCCCATGTGCTACGGCTATTTTATTCTGCCCACCTACCCCAGCGATCTGGCCTGCATCAACTTTGACCGCTCAGGCACAACGCGCATCGGCAAGTTCATCATCAATCACAGCTTCATCATCCCCGGAGCCATTGGCATTATCTGCGGCACGCTCATGAGCTACATGCTGGTGAGCATCTTTCTGTAG
- a CDS encoding histidine kinase N-terminal 7TM domain-containing protein yields the protein MIIRNLCILFLSISCAGMLYAVCYSSRIARSKGYAAFLFLFMTIFMYTVGYIFELSSSTPETIFLSLKIEYLGAPLIAVFWFLFALYYNNYSIKNKAVMALLFVVPITTIVMLYTNEHHYFHYKTFAVDASGLFPVAITQKGWWYYVDFVYKMLVAFAGLALFAFSYGKTTGYRKRQAKTIFIGALSLWVGNFLQTLGIAPYGIDIEPFILSAALPLSGFAMSRLRMFDLVPIARDKVFKTMSASVIVLDQRHRVVDFNDSAVSILPALSDDAIGRDVAAVFPEGSSLDMPALTQNEEAEITLPVAGGMRFYSVSCARVGDTGTDSGLIISLYDITESKEMLEKMHRIASLDALTQVFSRWFFMDAFQREIERCKVAGGSLSLILLDIDHFKQVNDTYGHLTGDSVLRAVTAILRKALGPGAMLGRYGGEEFSILLPGVQQEEAVVVAENLRAAAAGVETATDRTTVRVTISLGVAAVVFAPGAAQTTDNAKICDSLILAADTSLYRAKQEGRNRVCSVGLTYEESCCMQQ from the coding sequence GTGATTATAAGAAATCTCTGCATTCTCTTTCTGAGTATATCGTGTGCGGGTATGCTCTATGCCGTTTGCTACTCGTCCAGAATCGCGCGATCAAAGGGCTATGCGGCCTTTCTGTTTCTGTTCATGACCATTTTCATGTACACTGTCGGGTACATTTTTGAGCTTTCTTCAAGTACACCTGAAACCATATTTCTCTCTTTAAAAATAGAATATCTGGGAGCGCCGCTTATTGCGGTATTCTGGTTTCTTTTTGCCCTGTATTACAATAACTATTCCATAAAAAATAAAGCCGTGATGGCCCTGCTGTTTGTGGTGCCCATAACGACCATTGTGATGCTGTACACCAATGAACATCATTATTTTCACTATAAGACATTTGCAGTAGATGCCAGCGGTCTTTTCCCTGTGGCAATAACACAGAAGGGCTGGTGGTATTATGTTGACTTCGTTTACAAGATGCTTGTGGCCTTTGCGGGTCTGGCCCTGTTTGCCTTTTCTTACGGCAAGACCACTGGCTACCGCAAACGGCAGGCCAAGACCATCTTTATTGGAGCGCTGAGTCTTTGGGTTGGCAATTTTTTGCAGACACTGGGCATTGCACCCTACGGCATTGACATTGAGCCCTTTATCCTTTCGGCGGCCCTGCCCCTGAGCGGTTTTGCCATGTCGCGCCTGCGCATGTTCGACCTTGTGCCCATCGCGCGCGACAAGGTTTTCAAAACCATGAGCGCCAGCGTTATTGTGCTGGACCAGCGGCACCGCGTGGTGGATTTCAACGACAGCGCTGTTTCCATCTTGCCCGCCCTGTCGGATGACGCCATTGGCAGAGATGTGGCCGCCGTGTTCCCTGAGGGTAGCTCGCTTGACATGCCCGCCCTTACGCAGAACGAAGAGGCGGAGATTACCCTTCCGGTGGCGGGGGGCATGCGTTTTTACAGCGTTTCGTGCGCAAGGGTGGGAGATACAGGTACGGATTCCGGTCTGATCATTTCTCTCTACGACATCACAGAGAGCAAGGAAATGCTGGAAAAAATGCACCGCATTGCTTCCCTGGATGCGCTTACCCAAGTTTTCAGCCGCTGGTTTTTCATGGATGCCTTTCAGCGCGAGATCGAGCGTTGCAAGGTTGCGGGCGGCAGCCTGAGCCTCATTTTGCTCGATATCGACCACTTCAAGCAGGTTAACGACACCTACGGTCACCTGACGGGCGACAGCGTGCTGCGCGCCGTAACGGCAATTTTACGCAAGGCGCTGGGGCCAGGCGCCATGCTGGGGCGCTACGGTGGCGAGGAATTTTCTATTCTGTTGCCAGGCGTGCAGCAGGAGGAGGCTGTTGTCGTTGCCGAAAACCTGCGTGCGGCGGCTGCCGGGGTGGAAACAGCCACGGACAGGACAACTGTGCGGGTCACCATAAGTCTGGGTGTGGCTGCGGTGGTATTTGCGCCCGGCGCGGCGCAGACAACAGATAATGCCAAGATATGCGATTCGCTTATTCTCGCAGCAGATACGTCCCTTTACCGTGCCAAGCAGGAAGGACGGAACAGGGTTTGTTCCGTGGGGCTGACCTACGAAGAATCGTGCTGCATGCAACAATAA
- a CDS encoding saccharopine dehydrogenase family protein, translated as MSHILIIGAGGVGSVVVHKCAQVLKEGGFSKVTLASRTLSRCDAIAQSVKTRLGVEVATAQVDADNVPELCSLIRQVKPDVVCNVALPYQDLHIMDACLECGVHYVDTANYEPLDTAKFEYKWQWAYQDRFREAGLTALLGSGFDPGVTNVYAAWALKHQLDEVHVLDIIDCNAGDHGQPFATNFNPEINIREVTARGRYWERGEWVETDPLSWSMNFDFPDGIGSKKCFLMYHEELESLVQNLKGLRRARFWMTFSENYLNHLKVLGNVGMTRIDPVNFQGQDIVPIQFLAKLLPDPASLGPLTKGKTCIGDFMRGIKDGKEKTVYVYNICDHEECYAEVGSQAISYTTGVPAMIGTKMVAQGVWRQPGVWNMEQFDPDPFMKDLNVYGLPWQCLDVTGKI; from the coding sequence ATGTCTCATATTCTGATTATTGGCGCGGGCGGCGTGGGCAGCGTTGTTGTGCACAAGTGTGCGCAGGTTCTCAAGGAAGGCGGATTCTCAAAGGTTACGCTTGCAAGCCGCACCCTTTCCCGTTGCGACGCCATTGCGCAAAGCGTCAAGACGCGTCTTGGCGTAGAGGTTGCCACCGCTCAGGTGGACGCGGACAACGTGCCGGAACTCTGCTCTCTCATCCGTCAGGTCAAGCCCGACGTGGTGTGCAACGTGGCCCTGCCGTATCAGGATCTGCACATTATGGACGCCTGCCTCGAATGCGGCGTACACTATGTGGACACGGCCAACTACGAACCGCTGGATACCGCCAAGTTTGAATACAAGTGGCAGTGGGCCTATCAGGACCGCTTCCGCGAGGCTGGGCTGACCGCCCTGCTGGGCTCTGGCTTTGACCCCGGCGTCACCAACGTGTACGCGGCCTGGGCGCTCAAGCACCAGCTGGACGAAGTGCACGTGCTCGACATCATCGACTGCAACGCAGGCGACCACGGCCAGCCCTTTGCCACCAATTTCAACCCCGAAATCAACATCCGCGAAGTAACCGCGCGCGGCCGCTACTGGGAACGGGGCGAATGGGTTGAAACCGACCCCCTGTCGTGGTCCATGAATTTTGACTTCCCCGACGGCATAGGCTCCAAAAAATGCTTCCTCATGTACCATGAAGAGCTCGAATCGCTGGTGCAGAACCTCAAGGGCCTGCGTCGCGCCCGCTTCTGGATGACATTTTCCGAGAACTATCTCAACCACCTCAAGGTGCTGGGCAACGTGGGCATGACCCGCATTGATCCCGTGAACTTCCAGGGGCAGGACATTGTGCCCATCCAGTTCCTTGCCAAGCTGCTGCCCGATCCGGCTTCCCTTGGTCCTCTGACCAAGGGCAAGACCTGCATTGGCGACTTCATGCGCGGCATCAAGGACGGTAAGGAAAAGACGGTCTACGTGTACAACATCTGCGACCATGAAGAATGCTACGCAGAGGTGGGCTCGCAGGCCATTTCGTACACCACGGGCGTGCCCGCCATGATTGGCACCAAGATGGTTGCCCAGGGTGTGTGGCGTCAGCCCGGCGTGTGGAACATGGAACAGTTTGACCCCGATCCCTTCATGAAAGACCTGAACGTCTACGGCCTGCCGTGGCAGTGCCTGGATGTGACCGGCAAGATATAA